From the Alphaproteobacteria bacterium genome, the window AACTCAGATTTTTTATTTAGAAAGGATTGAATCATAGAGATCTAATAGCTTTTTGAGCTCATTGTTCCAATTTAATTCTTTTTCTACGGCATGCCTTCCTTTCATTCCCATTTCTGAAAGTTTTTTGGGATCAGATAGCATTTCTTTAAGTTTCTTATTAACTTCCTTTGAGGATGTAGGGTCTACAAATTCTATGCCGCCATAAGGACCATAAAACTCTTTCCAATAAGAAAAATCTGAAGCTAAAACGGGTAGTCCTCTCTCCCAGTATTCAAGTATTTTATTTGGTAGCGCCCTGGTATGATTTGGTAAATCGTGGAGCAAGCAAAGGCCTAGACTTGATTTATGGAAATATGCATATTTTTTATCGTTATAAAGAGATGGTAAATATTCTACATTTTTCCAATTTTTTTCTTTTTCTAAAACTTTTAGAAGAGATTCAGGATAGGCTGGTCCAATTAAAATAAGCTGCATGACTTCTGCATCAATGGATTGTACCATTTCAAGGGCCCCGCGATCTTTTGTAATTCCACCTATATACAAAATATGATTTTTCTCTTTGTATGGTTTTTCTAGTTTTCTTACTATAGGGTAGTTATTAATACATATTTTTTTGGTTTTAGGAGAAATTTTGAAAAACCTTGCTAAAATATAAGGAGTAGCTGTCACTATACCATCAAAAAATTCAGATGAAAATTTTTCAAATCTATCAAAAATAGAAGATAATGGCCTTCTTATAATTTTTGGCAACCACTGTTTGTGAAGCATTTGACTTGATACGTCTTCATGAACGTCGTATATAACTTTTTTTCTAAATAATTTTAGCATC encodes:
- a CDS encoding glycosyl transferase, encoding MRTITHITTVHPIYDTRIFKKMCGSLIDSGYKVNLIVTHNIATQIDGVNIIPLPEIKNRFLRIIFKPCLAFFKAIHIKSDIYHFHDPELIAMGLMLKLFRKKVIYDVHEDVSSQMLHKQWLPKIIRRPLSSIFDRFEKFSSEFFDGIVTATPYILARFFKISPKTKKICINNYPIVRKLEKPYKEKNHILYIGGITKDRGALEMVQSIDAEVMQLILIGPAYPESLLKVLEKEKNWKNVEYLPSLYNDKKYAYFHKSSLGLCLLHDLPNHTRALPNKILEYWERGLPVLASDFSYWKEFYGPYGGIEFVDPTSSKEVNKKLKEMLSDPKKLSEMGMKGRHAVEKELNWNNELKKLLDLYDSILSK